TCATTACAAGGTGGATTTTGCTTTAAATTTTGGGCCATGTTCTGTGGAATTCAGATGGTTAAAAGGGAGAGTTGATCAATATTAAAAGGAGCAGATAAATGGGAGAGGAACTTTCACCTCGCTGTGGGGTCAAGTACTAATCAAAGACATTAGAGCCAGACCACTCAATTAAAATAAATTTCTGATAGCTAAGGGAAGCGGAAGTTTGGAACTCTTCCACAATTGGTGATTGATCGaatattaatttaaaaatgtGAGTTATtgaatctcttcccccccccccaaaaaaaccttcAAAAGGGTATGGGGCAAAGGTCGATAAATGGATTTGGGTGATCCCATGGAAAGGCAAGATCGCTGGCTGTTCCTTTAGCCATCCACATGGAAGTGGGTgtgatctcccagcatcaattacTGATGGGTTTGGAGATGATTGCTTTTAGTTGGAGGGTTAGGTTAATTGAGAAGCTTTGTATCGCGCAGTATGTTATTGGAAGCCGCTACTATGCAGTTGATATAATCGTCTATGAAATTCCTCTTCTAGCCTCCTAAAGATGACAAGAAGAAGAAAGATGGGGGGAAAGGAGGcaaaaaagataaagatccaGTAAACAAAACTGGAGGCAAGGCCAAGAAGAAGGTATGTCCTTTATGTAGAtttcctcaactatttacaatctatcagTGTCTTGAATGAATGGTAAATTGATTATGACAAAGACAAGGGAGtgagttgtgaagaagacatataCAGTCTGCAAATGACTATAGATCAGTTAAGGAACTAGCCAAACAATGACACATGAAGtgtgatgtgggaaaatgtgaacttgtttgTTTTGGCAAATTATTTAAATCGTGAGATTATCAGTACTTTTGGGACGCAGAGAAATCTGGGTATCCTGGTATACGAATCACAATGTTAATCTGGGGGTGCAGCAAATCATTTGGAAGACAAATCtaatgtttattgcaaggggaaatggaatataaaagtagggaaaagtGGTGAGATCGCATCAGTGGAGTATTGTGCAGAGTTTTGGTCTTAAAGATCATCAGAGGTAGTTCGGAGTTGATTTAATCAACTGATGAAGGAGTTAGTTTATGTGGGTGGGTTGGGCCTGTATTaagaagaatgtgaggtgatcttattgaaacatacaaattcCTAGAGCTAGAGGATACAGTTTAAAAAACAGTCTCCCATTTAAGGTTCAGATGAGAATTGATTCTCCTTGGGGTCATTCCTATGTGGAATTCAATTCTGTAGAGTGCAGTGGAGGTAgttagggtcattgaatatttttacggcTGATTGAGTTTTGATTGACGAGAAGTCAAACGATATTGGGGTGGTTAGGAAAGTAGAATTGGCTCCAGAGAGCCCTAGTTTTCCACAAAGATCACTTGTGCTTTTTGGATTTGGGCTTTTTGGTAGAATAGTGGCCTGTACTCCACAGTGAATTCTGGACTTGACCCAACTTCACTACTTATTATACAGTCAACACTCTTTTTTTACAAATCTGAGATGGGTCTCAGCATTAAAGCAGTAATCCCCTCTGTACCGTGACTGAGCTGCTGGCATCAACATGACCCAAGTCACTTGTTAGCAGTGTACGTAATCTCTGGCCACTGAAATGAAGCCATTGACATTTTGAGGGTGTGAAGTTTTGTCGCTTGTTGGGATCATCTTGGTAATGAAGCCGGTgggtaaaaagaaaaaaaaagaaagtagaattgaagccacaatcagattGTGTTATCAAATGAGgagtaggcttgatgggctgaatggtctactcctaatTTATATTTTCGTAGCCTCCCTAATATGAACTGTAAAGGAAAAGATTCAAATGCTGAAACACCAAAGCTCTCTGGGCcagtcagcatctgtgaagagatctGGAAAGGGGAATTGAACATTTAGGACACACAGCAATTATCTGTTCTTTTGAAGATGTTACCTGCCCTTGTTGAGTGCTGTTTCCAATGTTTTCTTTTGTGTTGGTTGTATTAAGTTTGTTTTCTGACTGTTAGCGTATATTACTCGGTATAGAAATTTATCAACTTCAATTTAATTGACTCACTTTGGAAGAATCAGTCTGTATTTGGTTCTGGAATGGTGGGGTTGATTGAGTTCTAATTGTGCTAGCTGAAATAACTGGAGGAAGCCAGTGTGTATGTATATACACCATGGTGCTTATTTTCATCTGTTGATTCTTTACAACCCTGACTTTGAGTCCGGTCTGGAGACTGGTGAATCTTTTTACCTTCTGTTCTCTTGGGAAGTAAAGCTACAGGATGGTATAAAGATATaacactttttttaaataaaaagtaaAACCTCAAGTTAAATGTGCTTTGGTGAAATTACTGTTGGGTCACTTAAACAATCCATTGACAGACATTTTATATAGTACAAATAGGATTGTTTGAAGAGTGAAGAAAGTAGCACCAGTGAGCAAGATCATTTGGATCTGTTGCCTTCAAGGGCTAACAAATGAATCCTCAATCATTTTCACTGTTTCCCCAGTGGCCAGGGAGAGCTAGAGTAACTTGTTGTCCATAGCTTGCAGTTTTTCAGGAACACTGTTTCCTAACCATCTTGACTGGAGAGATTTTCATGTTCCTGCTGCTGGCTAATCCCTTTCATGATGAATCTTTGGAGGATCAGAATGTTAATTGTTTACAACGTAGCTCTGCCAAGCACTTTCAACATAGATCATTGTAAAGCAATAGTGTGTAGAAGTTGTCATTATCCTCTTATTTGCTTTATTGTCCCTTTCCAGCCAGCAATCAGTAATTTTTTACAGGCTAAAGATTGAACCTTGcggcatcatggtagcacagtggatagcgctgttgcttcacagcccaagggacctggattcgattcccagcttgtgcgaagtttgcacgttctccccgtgtctacgtgggtttcctcccacaagtcccgaaatatgtgcttgttaggtaaattggacattcttcctctgtacccgaataggtgctgtGGTGTGGCcactagcggattttcacagtaacataataataatctttattattgtcacaagtaggcttacattaacactgcaatgaagttactgtgaaaattccctggcagTCATGCTAATAGCTCGGTTGTGACTGGAGTGATACTACCTGAAGTCATCTTTGGCTGGTTGCACTCAACTGAGGGGCACAGTCAGGGTATGAAGACTTAAAGAAGCTGATAATTGAACCATTAGGTTAGTTCAACTGTTGAAATGTTTTCATTCGAATAGATCTATCGCCCACTACATAACAGGCAAATCACATTAGCATGAACGTGCTTGTTATATGTGGTGGGATTGTAATTACTTAGTGTGTCACCAATTTCTGTCTCTTCTATTGGTATTTCCAGTTGAGTGCATTGATAATTACATGTTTTGCTAAAGCTGCAGATGTGTTGCAGCCTACTAACCACAATCCTTGTTTTTGTACAATCGAGTAGAAGTGGTCCAAAGGAAAAGTGAGAGACAAGCTGAACAACTTGATCCTGTTTGACAAGGCCACATATGATAAACTGCTGAAAGAGGTGCCGAACTACAAACTCATCACGCCTGCAGTTGTCTCTGAAAGACTAAAGATCAGAGGTTCTCTGGCCAGGGCTGCCCTGCAGGAGCTGCTTGCGAAAGGTAATCACAGACCAtcacatatctttgggttattTTTTCAATGTTTCAGTGGCTTTTTGGTGTGATTTAGGAAGAGATCAtgcccagaatcatagaatccttagtgcaggaggccattcagctcatcgaatctgcaatggccctccgaaagagcaccctgtaggccaacacccccaccctatccccattattcAGTCACCCCATGTAACAGTGGATGCTAAGGGacagatttagcatggccaatccacctaacttgcacatctttggactgtgggaggaaacccacgcaggcatgggaagaaagtgcaaattccacactgactcactcaagactggaattgaacccagattcctggtgctgtgaggcaacagtgctaaccactaccaccACGTTACTCCTAGAAACAATTCCGTTGCTTGTCACGTAGAACATGTTCACGGTTAGTGAGATTTGAGCTTGCGTGGTGAATAATGACATGGCAGCATAGCATTTTGGCTCTTTGGGTGTAAATGTTCTATATTATCTTTGTTCAGGGTGTGATTGTAGTTTCCTCAGCCCATCTCTCTGTACAGACTCCTGACTGCCCCACAGTTACTCAGAAACaaactattttatttatttaattattttatttatttaattaaatcAATTCTTGGCATAGTTTGTGGGGTTCCGTCTATTGCCTGTCGGTCGTAGaatggaggccattcaacccatcccttctgtgctggccctctggaGAGGGGCATAGTTTTGCAATATCGGTTTAAGACGAAGGGGAATTTCtttatggatattggaattccaaATCATTAAACTGATGTCGGTGAGTTAGACAGGCTTGATCTGTGAGGGTTATGAGGAATTGACAGGAAAGTGCAGCAACAGTCACCTTAAGGATGCTTTGTCGTCGTGGTGATGATTCCAATGAAGATACAATATATGTCTGGGTCAGATTGGAGATCGCAGTGTACCTGTTACATGGCTGCTGTAGTCCCTGGTAGGGATTTTGGGTAAATGACCAAATATGACGCCATTCTAAAACAGCTTTTCATTTTAGTTATTACAGTTTTGTTTAGATGAATAGGTCCTGGCTGAGTGTGCCACTTCATATGGATGATGGTTctgcatacaatgcagaaggacaccattcggcccattgagtctgcactgacccacttgtgctctcacttccaccctatccccgtaatccaataacccctcctaacctttggtcactaaaggcaatttatcatggccaatccacctaacctgcgtgtctttggactcggaggaaacccacgcagacacggggagaacgtgcggactccacactgacagtgacccagcagggaatcaaacctgggaccctgatgctgtgaagccactgctagtcacttgtgctgcccCATAAAGtttagtttgttttaataaaattaGTAGAATTAACAAATTTTTGTTTTTCAACATCTTACAATAAACTGTGACTGGGCACTTTGCTGAATTATTGCTCAAACCCCTGTCCCCAAATGCTCCTCATGTTTAATCCACAGGGCTTTCTGCAAGAGcattgcaggataggtgaattggctatgctaaattgccccttaattgggactgaaagaattgggtactctaaatttaaaaataaaaagggaTCTATCAATAGACTGGTAAGCCATATTCAGTCGCATCTGGTTGTGCTGATCGACATTTTTGTCAACTTTCCAGAGAAGTTttggaagtggtgggtgaaaactAATTTTGTGTTTGAGACCCCTGGGTAAATTACCTTGCAGCTTACctgtgacagcatattaaaaacacGCCACTAGTCCATGAGGCTGTCGGCCTTCTGGTGTAGCTTTTCAGAGGAGTATTCAGTGTTGagtttttgttgctattgccctgtACAAAGACATTTCCTGACCTCAAAGGAATTGGCGAATCTTTCCCTGATatatatattcatagaatttacagtgctgaaggaggccagccggcccatcgagtctgcaccggcccttacaaagagcatcctactcaagcccacctatccaccctataataatcttcattgtcacaagtaggcttacattaacattgcaatgaagttactgtggaaatcccctagttgccacactccggagccCGTTCGGACACAGTGAGGGGGAattcaatgtccaaattacctaacagcacctctggacatgtggaaggaaacccacacatactcattgccctcctgtgaacctgattagagtgattgtgaggaccaagcaagctcCCCTGTCTCATTAAAGGGGAGCGCAAATTGTGTGTTGCAGAGGTTGGCCAGcaggtaaaagtgggtcctgttggggggggggggggggggggggggaatttgaaaAATACTATCCCATGTAACTTTTTGTTTTGTAGGTATGATCAAGCTGGTGTGCAAACACAGAGCACAGGTTATCTACACACGAAACACCAAGGGAGGGGATGCACCTGCTGCTGCAGATGATGCTTAAACAGGTACAGTTTGGACAGCTATCAGTATCTGCTTGTAGCGGTTACGGATCTTTCCTGTCCTTTTCATTGGGGGAATGAAGTGCCTCTCTGAACTTTCAATAATGAGCAAGAGTGCATGTTCCCCATCTAAAtgttctgagtccacagcagactGGAGTTGTATGAGGCAACCTGCACTTCTGAATCCTTTCCAGTAGTGTAGTCAGCCTTTCGGTAAAGTTTCAAAGCTGAGTTTCTCTAGCCGTGCTGCTGGTTACGGCATTAAATAGCGAGGCATGCAAGATTGATTTGGATGCAGACTCTTCAGTTAATTTGATTTTTACCCTTTTTCTGTATCAACCCTGACATCTGAGGGGCATTCTAATCACCGGTCATGATTGCGGAGCATCAGTTAAGATTATAGTCCCTGGTGTTCACAACAGTTGCTCCTTTGGAAGAACACCAGAGTAGATATTAGGTCAGAATTGGGCCAGTCTGAGTGAATAGTTTGTACGTGCATATGGAACTAGTAAAATGACTGTTGCCATTAACTAATTTTAGATATCAAGTTTACCCTGGGTTAAACCTAATGGAAGTATCTGAAGATTTAACCTTATTTTAGGTTGAGAATTTTCAGATTAGTTGTCTGAACTTAACCGTCTAAATattatttcctttttcttttcaggTTCTGGGATGAATTGAAGATATTTAGACACAAATGTAAAATAAAACTCTTGTACCACAATGTCTGTGTTGTGTGATTGA
The DNA window shown above is from Scyliorhinus canicula chromosome 19, sScyCan1.1, whole genome shotgun sequence and carries:
- the LOC119953918 gene encoding 40S ribosomal protein S25, which gives rise to MPPKDDKKKKDGGKGGKKDKDPVNKTGGKAKKKKWSKGKVRDKLNNLILFDKATYDKLLKEVPNYKLITPAVVSERLKIRGSLARAALQELLAKGMIKLVCKHRAQVIYTRNTKGGDAPAAADDA